A region from the Ichthyobacterium seriolicida genome encodes:
- a CDS encoding sodium:solute symporter family protein — translation MDVQIWTYILVSITFIVYIGIAIWSRAGSTEDFYVAGGGISSLSNGMATAADWMSAAAFISAPGIISFMGYDGSVYLMGWTGGYVLLALLLAPYLRKFGKFTVPDFIGDRYYSNIARTVAVFCALIVSFTYVAGQMRGVGIVFSRFLEVSIDAGVIIGMIVVLFYAVLGGMKGITYTQVAQYCILIFAFMVPPIFISFQMTGNPIPQLGFGGQLSDGTYLLDKLDGLSRELGFNDYTKGSKSILDMLAITFTLMAGTAGLPHVIVRFFTVKKVKDARKSAGYALLFITILYATIPVVAVFSRVNLIETVSDKPYSSMPEWFNKWENTKLISFEDKNGDGKIQYLADKKSNELTLDRDIMVLASPEIANLPNWVIALVASGALAAALSTAAGLLLVISSAISHDLIKKQFNPNISAKKELIAARVSIILSVFVAGYFGVNPPGFVVATVALAFGLAASSFFPAIVLGIFYKRMNKEGAVFGMVIGMMLMLYYMIKYKLGWFDGGVVPDESEWWFGLSPEGFGLVAMLVNFICSIVISAFTPEPPAKVQEIVENIRIPSGAGEAVMH, via the coding sequence ATGGATGTACAAATTTGGACTTATATATTGGTCTCTATAACATTTATAGTATACATAGGTATAGCGATTTGGTCTAGGGCAGGATCCACGGAAGATTTCTATGTGGCTGGAGGAGGAATATCCTCTCTATCTAACGGGATGGCCACAGCTGCAGATTGGATGTCTGCTGCTGCCTTTATAAGTGCCCCTGGTATAATTTCCTTTATGGGATACGACGGATCTGTATATCTCATGGGATGGACAGGTGGTTATGTCTTATTGGCTTTGCTTTTGGCTCCCTATTTGAGAAAATTTGGAAAATTTACTGTTCCAGATTTCATAGGGGATAGATATTACTCTAATATAGCTAGAACTGTAGCTGTGTTCTGTGCTCTTATAGTATCTTTCACTTATGTGGCAGGTCAGATGCGTGGAGTAGGTATAGTATTTTCTCGTTTCCTTGAAGTATCTATAGATGCTGGGGTTATAATAGGTATGATAGTGGTCTTGTTCTACGCTGTGTTGGGGGGGATGAAAGGGATTACATATACTCAAGTAGCACAATACTGTATACTAATTTTTGCATTTATGGTTCCTCCTATATTTATATCATTCCAGATGACTGGGAACCCTATACCTCAACTCGGGTTTGGAGGTCAGCTATCAGATGGAACCTACTTATTGGACAAATTAGATGGATTATCCAGAGAATTAGGATTTAACGATTATACTAAGGGGAGCAAGTCCATTTTAGATATGTTGGCTATAACATTCACTTTGATGGCTGGTACTGCTGGACTTCCTCATGTAATAGTTAGGTTTTTCACAGTTAAAAAGGTCAAGGATGCCCGTAAATCTGCTGGATATGCACTATTATTTATAACTATTTTATATGCTACTATTCCTGTTGTAGCTGTTTTTTCTAGGGTTAATCTAATCGAGACTGTTAGTGACAAGCCTTATTCTAGTATGCCTGAATGGTTTAATAAATGGGAAAATACTAAGTTGATCAGTTTTGAGGATAAAAATGGAGATGGAAAGATACAGTATCTAGCAGATAAGAAGAGTAATGAGTTGACATTAGATAGAGATATAATGGTTTTGGCTAGTCCTGAAATAGCTAATCTGCCAAATTGGGTTATAGCTTTAGTGGCATCAGGCGCTCTAGCAGCTGCGTTATCTACTGCAGCAGGGTTATTATTGGTAATCTCTTCTGCTATATCACATGATTTGATAAAAAAACAATTTAATCCTAATATATCGGCAAAAAAAGAATTGATAGCAGCTAGGGTATCTATAATATTATCTGTTTTTGTAGCTGGTTATTTTGGTGTTAATCCACCTGGTTTTGTGGTAGCAACTGTAGCTTTAGCTTTTGGCTTAGCAGCATCTTCATTTTTCCCGGCAATAGTTTTAGGTATATTTTACAAACGAATGAACAAAGAAGGCGCTGTATTTGGAATGGTAATAGGTATGATGTTGATGCTTTACTATATGATAAAGTACAAATTAGGTTGGTTTGATGGAGGGGTAGTTCCAGATGAATCTGAATGGTGGTTTGGTCTTTCTCCAGAAGGTTTTGGCTTAGTGGCTATGTTGGTGAATTTCATCTGCTCTATAGTAATTTCAGCCTTTACTCCAGAACCCCCTGCTAAAGTTCAAGAAATAGTAGAGAACATTAGAATACCAAGTGGAGCAGGAGAGGCTGTTATGCATTAA
- a CDS encoding DUF4212 domain-containing protein, with amino-acid sequence MDKLNEQKNASAYWKENLKYLIVLLGLWFLVSYVLSIILKEDLDEIRMGGFKLGFWFAQQGSMFVYVILIFVYVYLMNKLDKKYGYDE; translated from the coding sequence ATGGATAAATTAAATGAACAAAAAAATGCAAGTGCTTATTGGAAAGAGAACTTAAAGTACTTGATAGTCCTTTTAGGATTGTGGTTTTTAGTCTCTTATGTATTATCAATTATCCTAAAGGAGGATCTCGATGAAATAAGAATGGGAGGTTTTAAATTGGGGTTTTGGTTTGCTCAACAAGGGTCCATGTTCGTATATGTGATATTAATATTCGTATATGTGTACCTTATGAATAAACTAGACAAAAAATATGGTTACGATGAATAA
- a CDS encoding deoxycytidylate deaminase — MISEKQLKYDKAYLRIAMEWAKLSHCKRRQVGAIIVKDKTIISDGYNGTPFGFENDCEDSEGYTKWYVLHAEANAISKVASSSQSCKGATLYITLCPCRECSKLILQANIKRVVFYNKYKDYSGVEFLEKSGVLVSEISV; from the coding sequence ATGATAAGTGAAAAACAGTTAAAATACGACAAGGCTTATTTACGTATAGCTATGGAGTGGGCAAAATTATCTCACTGTAAAAGGAGGCAGGTAGGTGCGATTATAGTAAAGGATAAAACTATTATTTCAGACGGTTATAATGGAACCCCTTTTGGATTTGAAAATGATTGTGAAGACAGTGAAGGATACACAAAATGGTACGTATTGCATGCAGAGGCTAATGCTATTTCAAAGGTAGCTTCCTCTTCCCAATCTTGCAAAGGAGCTACACTTTATATAACTCTTTGTCCTTGCAGGGAGTGCAGCAAACTCATATTACAAGCGAATATAAAAAGAGTGGTATTTTATAATAAATATAAAGACTACTCTGGAGTAGAGTTTTTAGAAAAATCAGGTGTATTAGTTTCAGAAATAAGCGTATGA
- a CDS encoding aconitate hydratase, with protein sequence MVFDLDVIKALYSLYPERVKMARELLGRPLTLSEKILYTHLWEGLPLKDYERGKDYVDFKPDRIACQDATAQMALLQFMQAGKKRVAVPTTVHCDHLIQAKQGAKEDLLAANESSQEVFDFLASISNKYGIGFWKPGSGIIHQVVLENYAFPGGMMIGTDSHTVNAGGLGMVAIGVGGADAVDVMADMPWELKFPKLIGIKLIGELSGWTSAKDVILKVSGILTVKGGTGAIVEYFGEGAENISCTGKGTICNMGAEIGATTSTFGYDDSMRRYLNSTGRKEVSALADQISEHLTGDREVYENPEKYFDRVIEINLSELEPHLNGPFTPDRATPISKMKKEALDNDWSLDVEYGLIGSCTNSSYEDISRAASIVQQAIDKKLKMKSKLGINPGSEQVRHTIEKEGYIDTFKELDAIIFANACGPCIGQWDRSQKDKERKNTIVHSFNRNFAKRNDGNPNTYAFVGSPEMVAALAISGRLDFNPIKDTLINDDGDVVKLDLPTGLELPPNGFSVEDPGYQEPVKDGSNVEVVVSKTSDRLQILSPFDEWDGENIFGLRLLIKAKGKCTTDHISMAGPWLKYRGHLDNISNNCLIGAVNFFNDKTNEVKNQLNGEFGEVPSVQRYYKSNNVKTIVVGDHNYGEGSSREHAAMEPRHLGIVAVLVKSFARIHETNLKKQGMLALTFENESDYDLIQEDDIFDLIDLKSISPNKSITLRVKHSDSSVDDIICKHTYNENQIEWFKAGSALNLIRKNNEG encoded by the coding sequence ATGGTTTTTGATTTAGATGTTATAAAAGCTCTTTATTCTCTATATCCTGAGAGGGTGAAAATGGCTAGGGAATTATTAGGTAGACCTCTTACTTTATCTGAAAAGATATTGTACACGCACTTATGGGAAGGATTGCCACTAAAAGATTATGAAAGGGGAAAAGATTATGTAGATTTCAAACCAGATAGGATAGCTTGTCAGGATGCTACTGCGCAGATGGCTCTTTTGCAATTTATGCAAGCTGGGAAGAAAAGAGTAGCAGTGCCAACTACTGTTCATTGCGATCATTTAATACAGGCCAAACAAGGGGCTAAAGAAGATTTATTGGCAGCTAACGAGTCTTCTCAAGAGGTATTTGATTTTCTAGCGTCTATATCTAACAAATACGGAATAGGCTTTTGGAAACCTGGATCTGGAATCATACATCAAGTAGTACTAGAGAATTACGCTTTCCCTGGGGGGATGATGATAGGAACGGATTCTCATACTGTAAATGCAGGTGGATTGGGAATGGTAGCAATAGGTGTAGGAGGTGCAGATGCTGTAGATGTAATGGCAGATATGCCTTGGGAATTAAAATTTCCTAAGCTGATAGGAATTAAGCTCATAGGAGAATTAAGTGGATGGACTTCGGCTAAAGATGTAATACTTAAAGTATCTGGCATTCTGACTGTTAAAGGAGGAACTGGGGCTATAGTTGAATATTTTGGTGAGGGTGCCGAGAATATATCTTGTACTGGTAAAGGTACAATATGTAATATGGGAGCTGAAATTGGAGCTACTACCTCTACTTTTGGCTATGACGACTCTATGAGGAGGTATCTAAACTCTACGGGAAGAAAAGAGGTTTCTGCCCTAGCAGATCAGATATCCGAACATTTAACAGGTGATAGGGAAGTATACGAAAATCCAGAAAAGTATTTTGATAGGGTTATAGAGATAAACCTATCTGAATTAGAACCACATTTAAATGGTCCTTTTACTCCTGATAGAGCTACTCCTATTTCAAAGATGAAGAAAGAAGCCTTGGATAACGATTGGTCTTTAGATGTTGAATACGGTCTTATAGGTTCTTGTACTAATTCTTCTTATGAAGATATTTCTAGAGCAGCTTCTATAGTTCAACAGGCTATAGATAAAAAGTTAAAGATGAAATCGAAACTTGGCATAAATCCAGGCTCTGAACAAGTTAGACATACTATAGAGAAGGAGGGATATATCGATACGTTTAAGGAATTAGACGCTATAATATTTGCCAATGCGTGTGGTCCTTGTATTGGGCAGTGGGACAGATCTCAAAAAGATAAGGAGAGAAAAAATACAATAGTTCATTCATTCAATAGAAATTTTGCCAAGAGGAACGATGGTAATCCTAACACTTATGCTTTTGTTGGATCTCCAGAGATGGTAGCGGCTTTAGCTATATCTGGGAGATTAGATTTCAATCCTATAAAAGATACTCTTATCAACGATGATGGTGATGTAGTTAAATTAGATCTCCCAACTGGATTGGAGCTTCCTCCAAATGGTTTTTCTGTAGAAGATCCAGGATATCAAGAACCAGTAAAAGACGGATCTAATGTGGAAGTGGTTGTTTCAAAGACTTCTGACAGGTTACAGATTTTATCTCCTTTTGATGAGTGGGATGGGGAGAACATCTTTGGACTTAGACTGTTAATAAAGGCAAAGGGCAAATGTACTACCGATCATATTTCTATGGCTGGTCCATGGTTGAAGTATAGGGGGCATTTGGATAATATATCTAATAACTGTCTTATAGGTGCTGTGAATTTTTTCAATGATAAGACCAATGAAGTAAAAAACCAGTTAAATGGCGAGTTTGGAGAGGTTCCTAGTGTTCAGAGATATTACAAATCGAATAATGTAAAAACCATAGTAGTTGGAGATCACAATTATGGAGAGGGTTCTTCAAGAGAACACGCCGCTATGGAACCTAGGCATTTAGGTATAGTAGCTGTGCTAGTAAAATCTTTTGCAAGAATACACGAGACTAATTTAAAAAAACAGGGTATGTTGGCTCTCACTTTTGAAAATGAGAGTGATTACGATTTAATACAGGAAGATGATATATTTGATCTTATTGATTTAAAGAGTATTTCTCCAAATAAATCTATAACTCTAAGGGTAAAACACAGTGATAGTAGTGTTGATGACATTATATGTAAGCATACTTATAACGAGAATCAAATTGAATGGTTTAAGGCGGGTTCAGCTCTTAATTTGATAAGAAAAAATAATGAAGGCTAG
- a CDS encoding succinate dehydrogenase/fumarate reductase iron-sulfur subunit produces MNLTLKIWRQKDAEDKGRSVDYNMPDVSPEMSFLEMLDVLNEELVNKGDDPIAFDHDCREGICGACSLYINGRPHGPDELITTCQLHMRRFKDGDVIYIEPWRARAFPVVKDLVVDRTAFDRIMASGGFISVNTSGNTSDANAIPIPKSDADKAFDAATCIGCGACVATCKNSSAMLYVSAKVSQFSLLPQGKVEAKQRVLKMVEKMDLEGFGNCTNTGSCEIECPKGISLENIAIMNREYLKHFISSEED; encoded by the coding sequence ATGAATTTAACATTAAAAATATGGAGGCAGAAAGACGCTGAGGATAAAGGCAGGTCTGTCGATTACAATATGCCTGATGTATCTCCAGAGATGTCTTTTCTAGAGATGTTAGATGTACTAAATGAAGAATTAGTAAACAAAGGCGATGATCCAATAGCTTTTGATCACGATTGTAGAGAGGGAATATGTGGAGCTTGTTCTCTGTATATAAATGGGAGACCACATGGTCCTGATGAGCTTATCACCACCTGTCAATTGCATATGAGGAGATTCAAAGATGGTGACGTCATATATATAGAACCTTGGAGGGCTAGAGCTTTCCCTGTGGTAAAAGATTTAGTAGTAGACAGGACAGCTTTTGATAGGATTATGGCATCTGGTGGTTTTATTTCGGTCAACACTTCTGGTAATACTTCAGATGCCAACGCCATACCTATTCCTAAGAGCGATGCGGACAAGGCCTTTGATGCTGCTACTTGTATAGGGTGTGGAGCTTGTGTAGCTACCTGTAAGAACTCTTCTGCTATGTTGTATGTGTCGGCTAAAGTGTCTCAATTTTCTCTTTTACCTCAGGGTAAGGTAGAAGCTAAGCAAAGGGTATTAAAAATGGTTGAGAAGATGGATTTAGAAGGATTTGGGAACTGTACTAATACTGGATCTTGTGAGATTGAATGTCCAAAGGGAATATCTCTAGAAAATATAGCTATAATGAATAGGGAGTACTTAAAGCACTTTATTTCTTCTGAGGAAGATTAA
- a CDS encoding fumarate reductase/succinate dehydrogenase flavoprotein subunit has product MNKIDSKIPEGPIDSKWTRYKDKINLVNPANKRSMDVIVVGTGLAGGSAAASLAEMGYNVKAFCFQDSPRRAHSIAAQGGINAAKNYQNDGDSVYRLFYDTIKGGDYRSREANVYRLAEVSASIIDQCVAQGVPFARDYGGLLDNRSFGGVQVSRTFYARGQTGQQLLLGCYSAMSRQIGKGKIEMYNRHEMLDLVIVDGKARGIIARNLITGQIERHSSHAVVIASGGYGNVFFLSTNAMGSNASAAWKAHKKGAYFANPCFTQIHPTCIPVSGDHQSKLTLMSESLRNDGRVWVPKHQEDAKKIREGTLRPNDISEEDRDYYLERRYPAFGNLVPRDVASRAAKERCDKGYGVNATGEAVYLDFAFAIERYGEIDARTKGIKNPSKDKIIELGRSVVKAKYGNLFQMYEKIVDEDPYETPMMIYPAVHYTMGGLWVDYNLMSTIPGCFVLGEANFSDHGANRLGASALMQGLADGYFVIPYTIGHYLADDIRTGKIPTDSPEFDAAEKEVRDSIDRLINNNGSNTVDYFHKKLGKIMWDYVGMSRNEQGLKKAIESIKILKEDYAKNVRVPGSAYGLNQELEKALRVNDFMELGQLMAMDALHREESCGGHFREEAQTKDGEALRKDEEFAFVSAWEYTGENISDEKLNKEKLNYEFVELKQRSYK; this is encoded by the coding sequence ATGAATAAAATAGACTCCAAAATACCTGAAGGCCCTATAGACAGCAAATGGACTAGATACAAAGACAAAATAAATCTGGTAAACCCCGCAAACAAGAGGTCTATGGATGTCATTGTTGTGGGCACTGGTTTGGCAGGTGGTTCAGCAGCCGCTTCTTTGGCTGAGATGGGTTATAATGTCAAAGCCTTTTGTTTCCAAGATTCTCCTAGAAGGGCTCATTCCATAGCAGCTCAAGGAGGTATAAATGCTGCTAAAAATTATCAGAATGATGGAGATTCAGTATATAGACTATTTTACGACACTATAAAAGGAGGAGATTACAGATCTAGAGAAGCTAACGTTTATCGTTTGGCAGAGGTATCAGCATCGATAATAGATCAATGTGTGGCTCAGGGAGTTCCCTTTGCTAGGGATTATGGAGGCTTATTAGATAATCGTTCTTTTGGTGGTGTACAGGTATCTAGGACTTTCTACGCTAGGGGTCAAACTGGGCAACAGCTCTTATTAGGTTGTTATTCAGCTATGTCTAGACAGATAGGCAAGGGAAAAATAGAGATGTACAATAGGCATGAGATGTTAGATCTAGTTATCGTAGATGGTAAGGCTAGAGGCATAATAGCTAGAAATTTAATTACAGGACAGATTGAAAGACATTCTTCACACGCTGTGGTAATAGCATCTGGAGGTTATGGCAACGTTTTTTTTCTCTCTACCAATGCTATGGGGTCCAACGCTTCTGCAGCTTGGAAGGCTCATAAGAAAGGAGCTTATTTTGCAAATCCTTGTTTCACCCAAATACATCCTACTTGTATACCCGTATCGGGAGATCATCAATCTAAATTGACTTTGATGTCAGAATCTCTTAGGAATGACGGCAGAGTATGGGTTCCTAAACACCAAGAAGATGCTAAGAAAATAAGGGAGGGTACCCTAAGACCTAATGATATATCTGAAGAGGATCGAGATTATTATTTAGAGAGGAGGTATCCAGCTTTTGGTAATCTGGTTCCACGAGATGTAGCCTCTAGAGCAGCAAAAGAACGTTGCGATAAAGGCTATGGAGTAAATGCTACTGGGGAGGCTGTTTATTTAGATTTTGCCTTTGCCATAGAGCGTTATGGAGAGATAGACGCTAGGACTAAGGGAATAAAAAATCCTTCTAAGGATAAAATAATAGAACTTGGCAGAAGTGTTGTTAAGGCCAAATACGGGAACTTATTTCAGATGTACGAAAAAATAGTAGACGAGGATCCTTATGAGACTCCTATGATGATATATCCAGCAGTACACTACACTATGGGGGGACTTTGGGTAGACTATAATCTCATGTCTACCATCCCTGGATGTTTTGTTTTGGGAGAGGCTAATTTTTCAGATCACGGAGCCAATAGACTGGGTGCATCTGCGCTGATGCAGGGTTTAGCAGATGGGTATTTTGTGATTCCTTATACCATAGGTCACTATTTAGCTGATGATATCCGTACGGGGAAAATTCCTACAGATAGTCCAGAGTTTGATGCTGCAGAGAAAGAGGTAAGAGATTCTATAGATAGGTTAATAAACAATAATGGATCTAATACAGTAGACTACTTTCATAAAAAACTAGGAAAAATAATGTGGGATTATGTGGGCATGTCTAGGAATGAACAAGGTCTTAAAAAAGCTATAGAAAGCATAAAAATTTTGAAAGAAGATTACGCTAAAAACGTTAGAGTTCCAGGCAGTGCATATGGATTGAATCAAGAGTTAGAAAAGGCCTTAAGGGTGAATGATTTTATGGAATTGGGACAACTCATGGCTATGGATGCTCTTCATAGGGAAGAATCTTGTGGAGGTCATTTCAGGGAAGAGGCTCAGACAAAAGATGGAGAAGCTTTGAGAAAAGATGAGGAATTTGCATTTGTCTCGGCTTGGGAATACACAGGTGAGAATATCAGTGATGAAAAACTAAACAAAGAAAAACTGAATTACGAATTTGTGGAGTTGAAACAGAGGAGTTACAAATAA
- a CDS encoding succinate dehydrogenase cytochrome b subunit encodes MIYKFLNSSIGRKILMSLTGFFLIVFLLTHLLVNLSLFLGEEAFNAACHFMSTNPVIQLMQYVLASGFIIHIILGIVLTIRNNWSKPIRYGYNPYFKNYSWSSRNMLFTGLTVMLFIMIHMKDYFYPMKFGKMNGMTDYELVVSLFKNPVYVLIYVTAFVMLGLHLNHGFQSAFQSVGLNHKKYTPVLKFLGKVYSIFITLGFSSISIYFFFN; translated from the coding sequence ATGATATATAAATTTTTGAATTCTTCGATTGGAAGAAAGATTCTGATGTCTTTGACAGGTTTTTTTCTAATAGTATTTCTCCTTACACATTTACTAGTAAATCTCAGTTTGTTCCTAGGAGAAGAAGCCTTTAATGCAGCCTGTCATTTTATGTCTACAAACCCTGTCATTCAGCTTATGCAATATGTGTTGGCATCTGGATTTATCATTCATATTATTTTGGGAATTGTCTTAACTATAAGAAATAATTGGTCTAAGCCTATAAGATATGGATATAATCCATATTTTAAGAATTACTCTTGGAGTTCTAGAAATATGTTGTTTACGGGTTTGACCGTTATGTTATTTATTATGATACATATGAAGGATTATTTCTATCCCATGAAATTTGGGAAGATGAATGGCATGACAGATTATGAGTTAGTAGTTTCTCTATTTAAGAATCCAGTATATGTGCTCATATATGTTACTGCATTTGTAATGTTAGGTCTGCATTTGAATCATGGCTTCCAATCTGCATTTCAATCTGTGGGATTAAACCATAAAAAATATACTCCTGTTCTAAAATTTTTAGGTAAAGTGTACAGTATTTTTATAACACTGGGTTTTTCTTCTATTTCAATTTATTTTTTTTTCAATTAA
- the recR gene encoding recombination mediator RecR, with product MNLSSKLLEDAVNKISLLPGIGSKTATRLVLHLLRNPKELGLGISSSIEKLVENINYCKYCHNISDTEICLICKNPDRDKSVVCVVEDIRDVIAIESTEQFLGVYHVLGGKISPMDGINAEDLKIDSLEKKVKSGTIKEVIFAISSTVEGDTTSFYIYKKIKEASVNITVIARGISVGDELEYTDEHTLARSIQERVPYCL from the coding sequence ATGAACCTTTCATCTAAGTTATTGGAAGACGCTGTGAATAAAATAAGTTTATTGCCTGGAATAGGAAGTAAAACGGCCACTAGATTAGTATTACATCTACTTCGTAATCCTAAAGAGTTAGGATTAGGAATATCATCATCCATAGAAAAATTAGTAGAGAATATAAATTATTGCAAATACTGTCATAATATTTCAGACACAGAGATATGTCTAATATGCAAAAATCCTGACAGGGATAAATCTGTAGTCTGTGTAGTTGAAGATATAAGAGATGTGATAGCCATAGAATCGACAGAACAGTTCTTGGGGGTATATCACGTTTTAGGAGGGAAGATTTCACCTATGGATGGGATAAATGCAGAAGATCTAAAAATAGATAGTTTAGAAAAAAAAGTTAAATCTGGAACTATAAAGGAAGTAATATTTGCTATCAGCAGTACTGTAGAGGGAGATACTACATCTTTTTACATATACAAAAAGATAAAAGAGGCCTCTGTAAATATTACTGTAATAGCCAGGGGAATCTCCGTTGGCGATGAACTAGAATACACAGATGAACACACCTTAGCTCGATCTATTCAGGAGAGAGTGCCGTATTGTCTATAG
- a CDS encoding OmpA family protein: MAKRGVIVLICIITLEGCVSSGIYESLKSKHKSSEKENRMLLEENNNLLDHKMELTHKLGDLKKKYENEKIEGERLKNELSLLKNSKNKLQQSYNLLFDNNKSLLDQDTKKTKRLLSELEKLQLSLNDKEASLSKEKEDIKQLRFKLKDRDSKVDELERKIKEKEAAVTKLKKAVSGALSFFENKGLSVEERNGRVYISMENKLLFKSGSSDIDSAGEVAISNLAEVLSENPNIEIVVEGHTDDVPYRQSESDLIKDNWDLSVMRATSFIRSLLKNSKISPSKVSAAGRGKYLPLVENKSLENRAKNRRIEIILTPDMSKLEDILDNF, translated from the coding sequence ATGGCAAAGAGAGGGGTAATTGTGTTAATATGCATTATTACATTGGAGGGATGTGTGTCTTCTGGAATATACGAAAGTCTTAAGAGCAAACACAAGTCTTCCGAAAAAGAAAACAGAATGCTTTTAGAGGAAAACAACAACCTCTTAGATCATAAGATGGAACTGACTCATAAATTAGGAGATCTCAAAAAAAAGTATGAAAACGAAAAAATAGAAGGGGAAAGACTAAAAAACGAATTATCTCTACTAAAGAATAGTAAAAATAAATTACAGCAATCTTATAATCTGCTTTTTGATAATAATAAGTCTCTTTTGGATCAAGACACCAAAAAGACTAAGAGACTCCTGTCGGAGCTAGAAAAGTTACAACTCAGCCTTAACGACAAGGAAGCTTCTCTATCTAAAGAAAAGGAAGATATCAAGCAATTGAGATTTAAACTCAAAGATCGTGACAGTAAGGTAGATGAGTTGGAAAGAAAAATAAAGGAAAAAGAAGCTGCTGTTACCAAACTAAAAAAAGCTGTTTCTGGAGCTCTATCTTTTTTTGAAAATAAGGGACTCAGTGTAGAGGAGAGAAACGGAAGGGTCTATATTTCTATGGAAAACAAATTATTGTTTAAATCTGGAAGTTCAGATATAGACAGTGCTGGAGAGGTAGCTATATCTAATTTAGCTGAAGTTTTATCAGAAAATCCAAATATAGAAATAGTAGTAGAAGGGCACACTGATGATGTTCCCTACAGACAGAGTGAAAGTGATTTGATAAAAGATAATTGGGATCTCTCAGTAATGAGGGCTACTTCTTTTATTAGATCTCTTTTGAAAAACTCAAAAATATCTCCAAGTAAAGTTTCAGCAGCTGGTAGAGGAAAGTACTTGCCTCTAGTGGAGAACAAGTCTTTGGAAAACAGAGCTAAGAACAGACGTATAGAGATTATCTTAACTCCAGATATGTCTAAACTGGAGGATATTTTAGATAATTTTTAA